CCAATAAAAATGATACGATCCTGGTAGATGATAATGCTAAAAAATTAGTCAGCACTATCCGGGAAAACCTGGAAGCACGCGGTTATATTTTTGTTCCCCGCAACGCCAGGCCTGACCTGGGCATCAATACTACGGCCGTAAAAGACATCACTGTAGGCGTTGTATATCCCGGTTACTGGTGGGGTTATCCGGGCTATTGGGATCCGTGGGACTGGGGCTGGTATTATCCTTATTACTATCCATGGGCTACCACGTATGCGATTACAACCGGTAGTGTGATAGTGGAAATGATTGATGTAAAAAATGCAGTCGTCAATCAGAAACTGAATGTTATATGGACAGTAAACCTCAACGGGGCATTGGGTTCGGCAGCATCTACCAATTTGCAGCTGGCAACAGATGGGATCAATCAGGC
The Chitinophaga sp. MM2321 DNA segment above includes these coding regions:
- a CDS encoding DUF4136 domain-containing protein; the protein is MKRFTALVSFALALLTGCRKEPDLSELSVNFVVQTDRDPNAQFNTYKTFYISDTIAYLSSNKNDTILVDDNAKKLVSTIRENLEARGYIFVPRNARPDLGINTTAVKDITVGVVYPGYWWGYPGYWDPWDWGWYYPYYYPWATTYAITTGSVIVEMIDVKNAVVNQKLNVIWTVNLNGALGSAASTNLQLATDGINQAFVQSSYIKAQ